Below is a window of Quadrisphaera setariae DNA.
GCCTGGCGCTCGGCATGTGGTCGGGGCCGCGGGTGCTGGCCGCGCTGCCGCGCTGGCGGCTCTTCGCGCTGTCCCTCGTCACCGCGGGCGTGGTGCTGTTCCCCCTGGCGCTGGTCCCCAACATCGTCATCGTCGCGGCCCTGTCGCTGGCGGTCGGCGCCTGCGGCGGCGTCGCCTGGGTGACCGGGTACACGCTGCTCGGGCTCGAGGTGGCCGACGAGGTGCGCGGGCGCACCTTCGCCTTCGTCCAGTCCTCCGCGCGCATCGTGCTGGTGGGCGTGCTGGCCCTGGCGCCGGCGCTGGCGGCGCTGTTCGGCACGCACCGCATCCAGGTCACCGACACCGCGGGCGTGACCTACAACGGCGCCGCGCTGACGCTGCTGGTGGCGGCGGTGCTGGCCACCGGCATCGGCCTGGCGGCCTACCGCACCCTCGACGACGGCCAGTCCGGCCCGCTGCGCGCGGACCTGGCCCGCGCCTGGCGCCTGCGCAGCACCGCGCGGCCCGAGCGCCGCCGCAGCGGCCCCGGCTTCTTCATCTCGCTGGAGGGCGGTGACGGGGCCGGCAAGAGCACCCAGGCCCGGCTGCTGGCCGCCTGGCTGCGCGAGCGCGGCCACGAGGTGGTCCTCACCCGCGAGCCCGGAGCCACCGAGCTGGGCCTCGGCATCCGGCAGCTGCTGCTCCACGGCGGCCACGTCTCCCCGCGCGCCGAGGCCCTCCTGTACGCCGCGGACCGGGCGCACCACGTCGCCGAGCTGGTGCGCCCGGCGCTGGCGCGCGGCGCGGTGGTGGTCACCGACCGCTACCTCGACTCCTCCGTCGCCTACCAGGGCGCCGGCCGGGCGCTGGAGGCCGACGAGGTCGCCTCGCTCTCGCTGTGGGGCACCGAGGACCTCCTGCCCGACGCCACCGTGCTGCTCGACCTGGCCCCCGAGGCCGCCCGCGCCCGCCTCGGGGAGCAGCTGGACCGGCTCGAGCGCGAGCCCGAGGCGTTCCACGAGGCCGTGCGCGAGCGCTTCCGGCAGCTGGCGCGCCGCAACCGGAGCCGCTTCCACGTGGTCGACGCGGGCGCAGCGGCCGAGGAGGTGGCGCGGGAGGTGCGCGAGCGCCTGGAGCCGCTGCTCCCCCCGCCGCCGCACCTCGACCGCCGCGCGCGGCCACCGGCACCCGAGCAGGACGCCGAGCAGCACGCCGGGCACGGGTCCGAGCACCGCACCGAGCGGCTGGACGAGCAGCCGGTCGAGCAGCCGCGTGCGGTCTCGCCGACCGGCCCCGGCCGCGACGTCGACCCCGCCGACGCCTGGGACGCCGGCCGGTGAGCGTCTGGGAGGACGTCGCGGGGCAGCCGGAGGTGGTCACCCAGCTGCGCGGGGCCGTCACCACGCCCTCGGCCATGACCCACGCCTGGCTGTTCACCGGGCCGCCGGGCTCGGGCCGCTCCACGGCGGCACGGGCCTTCGCCGCCGCCCTCCAGTGCGACCGCGAGGACCTCGCCGACCGCGGCTGCGGCACCTGCCACGCGTGCCGCACGGTGCTGGCCGGCACCCACGCCGACGTGCAGGTGGTGGCCACCGAGAAGCTCAGCATCGGGGTGGACGACGTGCGCGCGCTCGTGCAGCGCGCCGCCCGCGCCCCTTCGTCCGGCCGCTGGAGGGTGGTGCTCGTGGAGGACGCCGACAGGTTCACCGAGCACAGCGCCAACACGCTGCTCAAGTCGATCGAAGAGCCCCCGCCGCGCACGGTGTGGCTGCTGTGCGCTCCCAGCCCCGAGGACATGGTGACCACCATCCAGTCGCGCTGCCGCCCGGTGCGGCTGCGGGTGCCCCCTCCCGACGACGTCGCCGCCCTGCTGGTGCGCCGCGACGGGATCGACCCGACGATGGCGGCCTACGCCGCTCGTGCGGCGCAGAGCCACGTCGGGCTGGCCCGGCGCCTGGCGCGCGACGAGGGGGCCAGGCTGCGGCGCCGGCAGGTGCTGCAGCTGGCGTTCGAGGTGACGGGCGTGGGGGAGGCCGTGGTGCGGGCAGGGGAGCTGGTGGACGTCGCCTCCGAGGAGGCGGCCGCGACGACGGCGGAGCGCGACGCCGCCGAGCGCGCGGAGCTGCTGCGCTCGCTGGGCGCCGAGGCCGCCGGATCGCTCCCGCCGGCCCTGCGCTCGCAGGTCAAGGCCCTCGAGGACGACCAGAAGAAGCGCGCCACCCGCGCCCGCCGCGACGTGCTCGACCGGGCCCTGGTCGACC
It encodes the following:
- the tmk gene encoding dTMP kinase, which gives rise to MTSAAVPGGAAATAGTTTEDHGVRAVLRIRSFRQLWWCLGLSSLGDWLGLLATTALAVSLSGGARDAYAAANLAVAGVLVLRLAPAVVFGPLAGVVADRWDRKTTMVVGDVLRGLLFASIPLVGTLWWLLVATVLIEVVGLFWTPAKDATVPNIVPRPSLEAANQLTLVVTYGTAPVAALLFSGLSLLNPVLPSALDGVAVSLYLNAASYLVAALVVARLVLPSRRTDEDGTAPVPEGVGRSIVEGWRYVWSTPLVRGLVVGMLGAFAAGGFVIGVARTFVEDLDAGDPGYGVLFAAVFTGLALGMWSGPRVLAALPRWRLFALSLVTAGVVLFPLALVPNIVIVAALSLAVGACGGVAWVTGYTLLGLEVADEVRGRTFAFVQSSARIVLVGVLALAPALAALFGTHRIQVTDTAGVTYNGAALTLLVAAVLATGIGLAAYRTLDDGQSGPLRADLARAWRLRSTARPERRRSGPGFFISLEGGDGAGKSTQARLLAAWLRERGHEVVLTREPGATELGLGIRQLLLHGGHVSPRAEALLYAADRAHHVAELVRPALARGAVVVTDRYLDSSVAYQGAGRALEADEVASLSLWGTEDLLPDATVLLDLAPEAARARLGEQLDRLEREPEAFHEAVRERFRQLARRNRSRFHVVDAGAAAEEVAREVRERLEPLLPPPPHLDRRARPPAPEQDAEQHAGHGSEHRTERLDEQPVEQPRAVSPTGPGRDVDPADAWDAGR
- a CDS encoding DNA polymerase III subunit delta', with translation MSVWEDVAGQPEVVTQLRGAVTTPSAMTHAWLFTGPPGSGRSTAARAFAAALQCDREDLADRGCGTCHACRTVLAGTHADVQVVATEKLSIGVDDVRALVQRAARAPSSGRWRVVLVEDADRFTEHSANTLLKSIEEPPPRTVWLLCAPSPEDMVTTIQSRCRPVRLRVPPPDDVAALLVRRDGIDPTMAAYAARAAQSHVGLARRLARDEGARLRRRQVLQLAFEVTGVGEAVVRAGELVDVASEEAAATTAERDAAERAELLRSLGAEAAGSLPPALRSQVKALEDDQKKRATRARRDVLDRALVDLASLYRDVLVVQLGAGVDLVNAELAREVASLARRGTPEQTLTRLDAVATARRRIAASVSPLLAVEAMALALRP